One genomic segment of Streptomyces liangshanensis includes these proteins:
- a CDS encoding LuxR C-terminal-related transcriptional regulator: MGILHEAYHKMRGGLARDRYDLYDYVRATAAKLAVFDSFYVGLLHGADRVRFPYGYEGGVFDDPTSHTYGPSGQTAWLVKNRQTYRFAYDNGAVLNAGISFGDTRRRSADAVTVPMFRTQQGSRDVLFGMVSMHSYTPGAFDDNAVRSFEWLTGLLARVLTREKEDTEAFLMLLPGGGVPRTLTSDHVMEHMAARLSEIHGLARRMVEDEGEGEERGAAAGIVRLCEQTQTELMEMALWADEGPEQRFLSLTEVEQRVAVLLVDGLGNRELADETGRSPNTVKVHLKNIYRKYGMTTREQVAEDVRKHLSR; this comes from the coding sequence GTGGGGATCCTGCATGAGGCGTATCACAAGATGCGGGGCGGGCTCGCTCGCGATCGGTACGACCTGTACGACTACGTCCGGGCTACGGCGGCGAAGCTGGCGGTGTTCGACTCGTTCTACGTGGGGTTGCTGCACGGCGCCGACCGGGTGCGCTTTCCGTACGGCTACGAGGGGGGCGTGTTCGACGACCCCACCTCCCACACCTACGGGCCGAGCGGGCAGACGGCCTGGCTGGTCAAGAACCGGCAGACCTACCGCTTCGCGTACGACAACGGCGCGGTGCTGAACGCGGGGATCTCGTTCGGGGACACCCGCAGACGGTCCGCCGACGCGGTCACGGTGCCGATGTTCCGGACTCAACAGGGCTCCCGCGACGTGCTGTTCGGCATGGTGTCCATGCACAGTTACACGCCGGGCGCCTTCGACGACAACGCCGTCCGGTCCTTCGAGTGGCTCACCGGGTTACTGGCGCGGGTACTGACCCGCGAGAAGGAGGACACCGAGGCCTTCCTGATGCTCCTGCCCGGTGGCGGGGTCCCGCGGACCCTCACCTCGGACCACGTCATGGAGCACATGGCCGCCCGGCTGTCCGAGATCCACGGCCTCGCCCGGCGCATGGTGGAGGACGAGGGTGAGGGCGAGGAGCGGGGCGCCGCCGCGGGGATCGTACGGCTCTGCGAGCAGACCCAGACCGAGCTGATGGAGATGGCGCTGTGGGCCGACGAGGGACCCGAGCAGCGCTTCCTCTCGCTCACCGAGGTGGAGCAGCGGGTGGCGGTGCTGCTCGTGGACGGGCTGGGGAACCGGGAGTTGGCCGACGAGACCGGCCGTAGCCCGAACACCGTGAAGGTGCATCTGAAGAACATCTACCGGAAGTACGGGATGACCACCCGGGAGCAGGTCGCCGAGGATGTTCGTAAGCACCTCTCCCGCTGA